A genomic region of Metopolophium dirhodum isolate CAU chromosome 1, ASM1992520v1, whole genome shotgun sequence contains the following coding sequences:
- the LOC132934040 gene encoding uncharacterized protein LOC132934040, whose product MLFGTFKGNAATRYGIEHEMIAIEQLENKINKKIVPSGLIVDLNQPFLAASPDGLIGSDSLVEIKCPASAKDMTPEEGINSKKIKSCKILDDKLHLKRTDNYYYQVQGQLHITRRMYCYFCIWTPKGFLFEKIKRDDSFWNEKMATQLTTFYMDFLLKQLIKDEY is encoded by the exons aTGTTATTTGGAACTTTTAAAGGAAATGCAGCAACTCGGTACGGAATAGAGCATGAAATGATTGCCATCGAgcaattggaaaataaaatcaataaaaaaattgtaccatcAGGGTTGATAGTAGATTTAAATCAGCCATTTTTAGCTGCATCTCCTGATGGATTGATCGGATCAGATTCACTTGTTGAAATAAAATGCCCAGCAAGTGCCAAAGATATGACTCCAGAAGAaggaataaatagtaaaaaaataaagagttgtaaaatattagatgacaaattgcatttgaaaagaacagataattactattatcaagTGCAGGGTCAACTTCACATTACTCGCagaatgtattgttatttttgtatttggaCACCGAAAg gattTTTATTCGAGAAAATTAAAAGAGACGATAGTTTTTGGAATGAAAAAATGGCAACTCAGCTTACCACATTTTATATGGACTTTCTGTTAAAACAGTTAATAAAAGatgaatattaa